The following proteins are encoded in a genomic region of Vibrio tasmaniensis:
- a CDS encoding DNA-directed RNA polymerase subunit alpha encodes MQGSVTEFLKPRLVDIEQINTTHAKVTLEPLERGFGHTLGNALRRILLSSMPGCAVTEVEIEGVLHEYSTKEGVQEDILEILLNLKGLAVRVAEGKDEVFITLNKSGSGPVVAGDITHDGDVEIANPEHVICHLTDDNAEIAMRIKVERGRGYVPASARIHTEEDERPIGRLLVDATYSPVDKIAYAVEAARVEQRTDLDKLVIDMETNGTLEPEEAIRRAATILAEQLDAFVDLRDVRVPEEKEEKPEFDPILLRPVDDLELTVRSANCLKAEAIHYIGDLVQRTEVELLKTPNLGKKSLTEIKDVLASRGLSLGMRLENWPPASIAED; translated from the coding sequence ATGCAGGGTTCTGTAACAGAATTTCTTAAGCCGCGTCTTGTTGACATTGAACAGATCAATACGACACACGCGAAAGTAACTCTTGAGCCATTAGAGCGCGGTTTCGGCCACACTCTAGGTAATGCTCTTCGCCGCATTCTTCTATCTTCTATGCCGGGTTGTGCCGTAACAGAAGTTGAAATTGAAGGTGTGCTACACGAATACAGCACTAAAGAAGGCGTTCAGGAAGATATCCTGGAAATCCTTCTAAACCTTAAAGGTTTAGCTGTACGCGTTGCTGAAGGCAAAGATGAAGTGTTTATTACACTGAACAAATCAGGCTCAGGCCCTGTTGTTGCAGGTGACATCACCCACGATGGTGATGTAGAGATCGCTAACCCTGAGCACGTAATTTGTCACCTAACGGATGACAATGCTGAGATCGCTATGCGTATCAAAGTAGAACGTGGTCGTGGTTACGTTCCAGCTTCAGCTCGTATCCATACTGAAGAAGATGAGCGTCCAATCGGTCGTCTACTTGTTGACGCTACTTACAGCCCGGTCGATAAAATCGCCTATGCTGTAGAAGCGGCACGTGTAGAACAACGTACTGACTTAGACAAGCTTGTTATCGATATGGAAACGAACGGTACTCTTGAACCTGAGGAAGCAATCCGTCGTGCAGCTACTATTTTAGCTGAACAATTGGATGCGTTCGTAGATCTTCGTGATGTACGTGTACCTGAGGAGAAGGAAGAGAAGCCAGAATTCGATCCTATCCTACTACGTCCTGTAGACGATCTTGAACTAACAGTTCGCTCTGCTAACTGTTTGAAGGCAGAAGCGATTCACTACATCGGTGATCTTGTACAGCGCACTGAGGTTGAGCTACTTAAAACGCCAAACCTTGGTAAGAAATCTCTTACAGAGATTAAAGATGTGCTTGCTTCACGTGGTCTTTCTCTAGGCATGCGTCTAGAAAACTGGCCACCAGCGTCAATCGCTGAAGATTAA
- the rplR gene encoding 50S ribosomal protein L18 — protein sequence MDKKASRIRRATRARRKIAELGATRLVVHRTPRHVYAQVISANGSEVIAAASTVEKAIREQVKNTGNVDAAKAVGKAVAERALEKGVASVAFDRSGFQYHGRVAALAESAREAGLKF from the coding sequence ATGGATAAGAAAGCATCTCGCATCCGTCGTGCTACACGTGCACGTCGTAAGATTGCAGAACTTGGTGCAACTCGCTTGGTAGTACATCGTACTCCTCGCCATGTTTACGCTCAAGTTATCTCGGCAAACGGCTCTGAGGTTATCGCAGCTGCTTCTACTGTAGAAAAAGCGATCCGTGAGCAAGTTAAGAACACTGGTAACGTCGATGCAGCTAAAGCAGTTGGTAAAGCTGTTGCTGAGCGCGCTCTTGAAAAAGGCGTAGCTTCAGTTGCATTTGACCGTTCTGGTTTCCAATACCACGGTCGAGTAGCGGCGCTAGCAGAATCTGCTCGCGAAGCTGGTCTGAAATTCTAA
- the rpsK gene encoding 30S ribosomal protein S11, with protein sequence MAKQPTRARKRVRKQVADGVAHIHASFNNTIVTITDRQGNALAWATAGGSGFRGSRKSTPFAAQVAAERCGEMAKEYGLKNLEVMVKGPGPGRESTVRALNAAGFRITNIVDATPIPHNGCRPPKKRRV encoded by the coding sequence ATGGCAAAACAACCAACTCGCGCGCGTAAGCGCGTACGCAAGCAAGTAGCTGATGGCGTAGCGCACATTCATGCTTCTTTCAACAACACAATCGTAACTATCACTGACCGTCAAGGCAACGCTCTTGCATGGGCTACAGCAGGTGGTTCAGGTTTCCGTGGTTCTCGTAAATCTACTCCGTTCGCAGCACAAGTTGCAGCTGAGCGTTGTGGTGAAATGGCTAAAGAATATGGCCTAAAGAACTTGGAAGTTATGGTTAAGGGTCCAGGTCCAGGTCGCGAATCTACTGTTCGTGCACTGAACGCTGCTGGTTTCCGTATCACTAACATTGTTGATGCGACACCAATCCCTCATAACGGTTGTCGTCCACCTAAGAAACGTCGCGTTTAA
- the rplX gene encoding 50S ribosomal protein L24 codes for MAAKIRRNDEVIILAGKDKGKKGKVTKVLTTGKVVVEGINLVKKHQKPVPALGQQGGIVEQEAAIDASNVAVFNAATGKADRIGFRIEDGKKVRFFKSNGETVSN; via the coding sequence AAGTAATCATTCTTGCTGGTAAAGATAAAGGCAAGAAAGGTAAAGTAACTAAGGTTCTGACAACTGGTAAAGTTGTTGTTGAAGGCATCAATCTTGTTAAAAAACACCAAAAGCCGGTTCCGGCTCTAGGTCAACAAGGTGGCATCGTTGAACAAGAAGCAGCTATTGATGCTTCTAACGTTGCAGTCTTTAACGCGGCTACTGGTAAAGCAGACCGTATCGGTTTCCGTATCGAAGATGGCAAGAAAGTTCGTTTCTTCAAATCTAACGGCGAAACTGTTTCTAACTAA
- the rpmD gene encoding 50S ribosomal protein L30, with protein sequence MATIKVTQTKSSIGRLPKHKACLKGLGLRRINHTVELEDTPCVRGMINKVYYMVKIEE encoded by the coding sequence ATGGCAACTATTAAAGTAACTCAAACTAAAAGCTCAATTGGTCGCCTACCTAAGCACAAAGCGTGTCTTAAAGGTCTAGGTCTTCGTCGCATCAACCATACAGTAGAACTTGAAGATACTCCGTGCGTACGCGGTATGATCAACAAGGTTTACTACATGGTTAAGATTGAGGAGTAA
- the rpsD gene encoding 30S ribosomal protein S4, with amino-acid sequence MARYLGPKLKLSRREGTDLFLKSGVRAIDTKCKIDNAPGVHGARRGRLSEYGVQLREKQKVRRIYGVLEKQFRNYYKEAARLKGNTGANLLQLLEGRLDNVVYRMGFGATRAESRQLVSHKSILVNGKVVNVPSFKVAANDVVSIREKAKQQSRIKAALEVAEQREKPTWIEVDAGKMEGTFKRMPERSDLSADINEHLIVELYSK; translated from the coding sequence ATGGCAAGATATTTGGGTCCTAAGCTGAAGCTTAGCCGTCGCGAAGGTACTGACTTATTCCTTAAGTCTGGTGTCCGTGCGATCGATACCAAGTGTAAAATTGATAACGCACCAGGTGTACACGGCGCTCGTCGCGGTCGTCTATCTGAGTATGGCGTTCAGCTTCGTGAGAAGCAAAAAGTTCGTCGTATTTACGGCGTTCTAGAAAAACAATTCCGCAACTACTACAAAGAAGCTGCACGTCTTAAAGGCAACACAGGTGCAAACCTGCTTCAGCTTCTTGAAGGTCGTCTTGATAACGTAGTTTACCGTATGGGCTTTGGCGCTACTCGTGCTGAATCTCGTCAACTAGTTAGCCACAAGTCTATTCTAGTTAACGGTAAAGTTGTAAACGTTCCTTCTTTCAAAGTAGCGGCAAACGACGTTGTTTCTATCCGCGAGAAAGCTAAACAGCAATCTCGTATTAAAGCGGCTCTAGAAGTTGCTGAACAACGTGAAAAGCCAACTTGGATTGAAGTAGATGCTGGCAAAATGGAAGGTACATTCAAGCGTATGCCTGAGCGTTCTGACCTATCAGCTGACATCAATGAACACTTGATCGTCGAACTTTACTCTAAGTAA
- the rplF gene encoding 50S ribosomal protein L6, translated as MSRVAKAPVAIPAGVEVKLNGQEVTVKGSKGELTRVLNSAVVIAQEENNLTFGPKEGVTNAWAQAGTARALVNNMVVGVTVGFTKKLTLKGVGYRAAMKGNSVGLTLGFSHPVEHALPEGIKAECPSQTEIIITGCDKQVVGQVAADIRSYRAPEPYKGKGVRYADENVRTKEAKKK; from the coding sequence ATGTCTCGTGTTGCTAAAGCACCTGTCGCTATTCCAGCTGGCGTAGAGGTGAAACTAAACGGCCAAGAAGTTACTGTAAAAGGTAGCAAAGGTGAGCTTACTCGCGTTCTTAACAGCGCCGTAGTTATTGCACAGGAAGAAAACAACCTAACTTTCGGACCGAAAGAAGGTGTTACTAACGCATGGGCACAAGCTGGTACAGCTCGCGCTCTAGTTAATAACATGGTTGTGGGTGTTACAGTGGGCTTCACTAAGAAGCTTACTCTTAAGGGTGTTGGTTACCGTGCTGCTATGAAAGGCAACTCTGTAGGTCTAACTCTTGGTTTTTCTCACCCAGTAGAGCACGCTCTACCTGAAGGTATTAAAGCTGAGTGCCCTAGCCAAACTGAGATCATCATTACTGGTTGCGATAAGCAAGTAGTAGGTCAAGTTGCGGCTGACATTCGTTCTTACCGTGCTCCTGAGCCTTACAAAGGCAAAGGTGTTCGTTACGCAGATGAAAATGTGCGTACTAAAGAAGCTAAGAAGAAGTAA
- a CDS encoding FKBP-type peptidyl-prolyl cis-trans isomerase, with protein MSEVKFETVEQKASYGIGLQMGQQLAGSGLEGLNVDAIAAGIATALVGDMPAIEVDEINNALQELHTRGEAARQELAKAAAADGEAFLSDNALRSEVTVLESGLQYEVLTEGTGEIPTADKQVRVHYHGELTDGTVFDSSVSRGQPAEFPVTGVIQGWVQALQMMPVGSKWKLYIPQDLAYGERGAGAAIPPFAALVFEVELLAIL; from the coding sequence ATGTCTGAAGTAAAATTTGAAACTGTAGAGCAAAAAGCTAGCTACGGTATCGGTCTACAAATGGGCCAACAACTTGCTGGTTCTGGTCTTGAAGGCCTAAACGTTGACGCAATCGCTGCAGGTATCGCAACAGCTCTAGTTGGCGACATGCCAGCTATCGAAGTTGACGAAATCAACAACGCACTACAAGAGCTACACACTCGTGGTGAAGCTGCGCGTCAAGAACTAGCTAAAGCTGCAGCTGCTGACGGCGAAGCTTTCCTATCTGACAACGCTCTTCGTTCAGAAGTAACAGTTCTTGAGTCTGGTCTTCAGTACGAAGTACTAACTGAAGGTACTGGCGAAATCCCTACTGCAGACAAGCAAGTACGTGTTCACTACCACGGCGAACTAACTGACGGTACTGTTTTCGACAGCTCTGTATCTCGCGGTCAACCTGCTGAATTCCCAGTAACTGGCGTAATTCAAGGTTGGGTGCAAGCTCTACAAATGATGCCTGTTGGCTCTAAGTGGAAGCTATACATCCCTCAAGACCTAGCATACGGTGAGCGTGGCGCAGGTGCTGCAATCCCACCATTTGCTGCTCTAGTATTTGAAGTAGAACTTCTAGCTATTCTTTAA
- the rpsM gene encoding 30S ribosomal protein S13, translated as MARIAGINIPDHKHSVIALTAIYGIGKTRSQAILAEVGIAEDAKISELTEEQIDQLRDGVAKYTVEGDLRREVSMNIKRLMDLGCYRGLRHRRSLPLRGQRTKTNARTRKGPRKPIKK; from the coding sequence ATGGCCCGTATAGCCGGCATTAACATTCCTGATCATAAGCATTCTGTAATTGCACTTACTGCAATCTACGGTATTGGTAAAACTCGCTCTCAAGCTATTCTAGCTGAAGTGGGTATTGCTGAAGATGCTAAGATCAGTGAACTAACTGAAGAGCAGATCGATCAACTGCGTGATGGTGTAGCTAAATACACTGTAGAAGGTGATCTACGTCGTGAAGTATCGATGAACATCAAGCGTCTTATGGACCTTGGCTGTTACCGCGGTCTTCGTCATCGTCGCAGTCTACCACTACGTGGACAGCGTACTAAAACCAACGCTCGTACCCGTAAGGGTCCGCGCAAGCCGATCAAGAAATAG
- the rpsE gene encoding 30S ribosomal protein S5 → MAKEQQQANDLQEKLIAVNRVSKTVKGGRIMSFTALTVVGDGNGRVGFGYGKAREVPAAIQKAMEKARRNMVTVALNEGTLHHPVKGRHSGSKVYMQPAAEGTGVIAGGAMRAVLEVAGVHNVLSKAYGSTNPINVVRATIGALVDVKSPEMVAAKRGLTVESISE, encoded by the coding sequence ATGGCTAAAGAACAACAACAAGCTAATGATTTGCAAGAAAAGCTGATCGCTGTTAACCGTGTATCTAAGACGGTTAAAGGTGGTCGAATCATGAGCTTCACTGCACTAACAGTAGTTGGTGACGGTAATGGTCGCGTAGGTTTCGGTTACGGCAAAGCTCGTGAAGTACCTGCTGCGATTCAAAAAGCAATGGAAAAAGCGCGTCGTAACATGGTTACTGTTGCGCTTAACGAAGGCACTCTTCACCACCCGGTGAAAGGTCGTCATTCGGGCTCTAAAGTTTACATGCAGCCAGCTGCTGAAGGTACAGGTGTTATTGCCGGTGGTGCAATGCGTGCCGTACTTGAAGTTGCAGGCGTACATAACGTTCTTTCTAAAGCATACGGTTCAACGAACCCTATCAACGTTGTTCGCGCAACGATTGGTGCTCTAGTAGACGTTAAGTCACCAGAAATGGTTGCTGCTAAACGTGGTCTAACTGTTGAATCTATTTCGGAGTAA
- the rplE gene encoding 50S ribosomal protein L5, with product MAKLHDYYKSSVVAELTKEFSYTSVMQVPRIEKITLNMGVGEAINDKKLLENAASDMATISGQKPLITKARKSVAGFKIREGYPIGCKVTLRGERMWEFLERLISIALPRVRDFRGVSAKSFDGRGNYSMGVREQIIFPEIDYDKVDRVRGLDITITTSAGSDEEGRALLAAFNFPFRK from the coding sequence ATGGCGAAACTGCATGATTACTACAAGTCGTCTGTAGTCGCTGAGCTTACCAAAGAGTTCAGCTACACAAGCGTCATGCAAGTCCCTAGGATTGAGAAAATCACCCTAAACATGGGCGTTGGTGAAGCAATCAACGATAAGAAACTGCTAGAAAACGCAGCATCTGATATGGCAACGATCTCTGGTCAGAAGCCACTTATCACGAAAGCGCGTAAATCTGTAGCTGGTTTCAAAATTCGTGAAGGCTACCCAATTGGTTGTAAAGTAACCTTGCGTGGTGAGCGCATGTGGGAATTTTTAGAGCGTTTAATCTCTATCGCACTTCCACGTGTACGTGATTTCCGTGGTGTTAGCGCTAAGTCTTTTGACGGACGCGGTAACTACAGCATGGGCGTTCGCGAGCAAATCATCTTTCCGGAAATCGACTACGATAAAGTCGATCGTGTCCGCGGTCTTGATATTACTATCACGACATCTGCGGGATCCGATGAGGAAGGCCGAGCTCTGCTGGCTGCCTTTAACTTCCCATTCCGTAAGTAA
- the rpsN gene encoding 30S ribosomal protein S14 → MAKQSMKAREAKRAKLVVKFAEKRSALKVIISDVNASEEDRWNAVLKLQSLPRDSSASRQRNRCNQTGRPHGYLRKFGLSRIKVREACMKGEIPGLRKASW, encoded by the coding sequence ATGGCTAAACAATCAATGAAAGCACGTGAAGCTAAACGTGCAAAACTAGTAGTTAAGTTCGCTGAAAAGCGTTCTGCGCTAAAAGTTATCATTAGCGATGTAAACGCATCTGAAGAAGATCGTTGGAATGCGGTTCTTAAACTGCAATCTCTTCCACGTGATTCAAGTGCATCACGTCAGCGCAACCGTTGCAACCAAACTGGTCGTCCACACGGTTACCTACGTAAATTCGGTCTAAGCCGTATTAAGGTTCGCGAAGCTTGCATGAAAGGCGAGATTCCGGGTCTTCGTAAGGCTAGCTGGTAA
- the secY gene encoding preprotein translocase subunit SecY, translated as MAKKPGKDFRSAQSGLSELKSRLLFVIGALLVFRAGSFVPIPGIDAAVLADLFDQQKGTIVEMFNMFSGGALERASILALGIMPYISASIVVQLLTVVHPALAELKKEGEAGRRKISQYTRYGTLVLATFQAIGIATGLPNMVDNLVVINQTMFTLIATVSLVTGTMFLMWLGEQITERGIGNGISILIFAGIVAGLPSAIGQTIEQARQGELHVLLLLFIAVLSFAVIYFVVFMERGQRRIVVNYAKRQQGRKVFAAQSSHLPLKINMAGVIPAIFASSIILFPGTLAQWFGQNGESSAFGWLTDVSLALSPGQPLYVMLYAAAIIFFCFFYTALVFNPRETADNLKKSGAFVPGIRPGEQTAKYIDKVMTRLTLAGALYITFICLIPEFMMVAWNVRFYFGGTSLLIVVVVIMDFMAQVQTHLMSQQYDSVLKKANLKGYGR; from the coding sequence ATGGCTAAGAAACCAGGAAAAGATTTTCGTAGTGCTCAGAGCGGCTTAAGTGAACTAAAGTCGCGCTTATTATTCGTAATTGGTGCACTTTTAGTATTCCGAGCCGGCTCTTTTGTGCCGATCCCTGGTATTGACGCAGCTGTACTTGCCGATTTGTTCGATCAGCAAAAAGGTACCATCGTAGAAATGTTTAACATGTTCTCCGGTGGTGCTCTTGAGCGTGCATCTATATTAGCATTGGGTATCATGCCGTACATTTCGGCATCGATCGTAGTCCAATTGCTAACTGTAGTTCATCCAGCGTTAGCGGAACTCAAAAAAGAGGGTGAAGCAGGCCGTCGTAAGATAAGCCAATATACACGCTACGGCACGCTTGTACTTGCAACATTCCAAGCTATTGGTATCGCAACAGGCTTACCAAACATGGTCGACAATCTGGTTGTTATCAACCAAACCATGTTTACGCTTATTGCTACCGTGAGTTTAGTAACTGGTACCATGTTTTTGATGTGGTTAGGTGAACAAATCACTGAGCGAGGAATCGGTAATGGTATTTCCATTCTGATTTTTGCAGGTATTGTTGCTGGATTGCCTTCTGCAATCGGTCAAACAATCGAGCAAGCGCGTCAAGGTGAATTGCATGTGCTTCTTCTGTTGTTTATCGCGGTATTGTCTTTTGCTGTAATTTACTTCGTAGTTTTCATGGAACGTGGTCAACGTCGTATCGTCGTTAACTATGCGAAGCGTCAACAAGGTCGTAAAGTTTTTGCAGCTCAAAGCTCTCACTTGCCTCTTAAGATTAATATGGCAGGTGTTATTCCAGCGATTTTTGCATCGAGTATTATTTTGTTCCCAGGAACATTAGCACAATGGTTTGGTCAAAATGGTGAAAGCAGCGCGTTCGGTTGGTTAACTGACGTGTCATTAGCTCTTAGCCCAGGTCAACCTTTGTATGTAATGCTTTATGCAGCAGCTATAATCTTCTTCTGTTTCTTCTATACAGCGTTGGTGTTTAACCCGCGTGAAACAGCTGATAATTTGAAGAAGTCTGGTGCATTCGTACCCGGTATCCGCCCAGGTGAGCAGACAGCGAAATATATCGATAAAGTGATGACTAGACTAACCCTTGCGGGCGCTCTATACATTACTTTTATATGTCTGATTCCTGAATTCATGATGGTCGCGTGGAACGTTCGTTTCTACTTCGGCGGCACATCACTACTAATCGTAGTGGTAGTTATCATGGATTTCATGGCACAGGTACAGACTCATCTGATGTCACAACAGTATGATTCTGTGTTAAAGAAAGCGAATCTGAAAGGTTACGGCCGTTAA
- the rpsH gene encoding 30S ribosomal protein S8 — protein MSMQDPISDMLTRVRNGQAANKVAVKMPSSKLKVAIAALLKAEGYIVDFAVDSEAKPELEVTLKYFQAKPVIEQIKRVSRPGLRVYKNKDSLPTVMGGLGIAVVSTSKGLMSDRAARKAGLGGEIICYVA, from the coding sequence ATGAGCATGCAAGATCCGATTTCGGATATGCTGACCCGCGTTCGTAACGGTCAGGCAGCAAATAAAGTTGCTGTAAAAATGCCTTCTTCAAAGCTTAAAGTTGCAATTGCTGCATTACTTAAAGCTGAAGGTTACATCGTAGACTTCGCTGTTGACAGCGAAGCAAAACCTGAGCTAGAAGTTACTCTTAAGTACTTCCAAGCTAAACCTGTAATCGAGCAAATCAAGCGCGTATCACGTCCTGGTTTAAGAGTTTATAAAAATAAAGACTCTTTACCTACAGTGATGGGTGGTCTTGGTATTGCAGTTGTTTCTACTTCCAAGGGTCTGATGTCTGACCGTGCTGCTCGTAAAGCAGGTCTTGGCGGTGAAATCATCTGTTACGTAGCTTAA
- the rpmJ gene encoding 50S ribosomal protein L36, which produces MKVRASVKKICRNCKVIKRNGVVRVICSEPKHKQRQG; this is translated from the coding sequence ATGAAAGTTCGTGCTTCCGTTAAAAAAATCTGCCGTAACTGTAAAGTTATCAAGCGTAACGGTGTCGTTCGCGTGATTTGCAGTGAGCCAAAGCATAAGCAACGCCAAGGCTAA
- the rplQ gene encoding 50S ribosomal protein L17 yields the protein MRHRKSGRQLNRNSSHRKAMFSNMASSLVRHEVIKTTVPKAKELRRVIEPLITLAKTDSVANRRLAFARTRDNEVVAKLFNELGPRFAARQGGYTRILKCGFRTGDKAPMAYIELVDRPAAEEAAE from the coding sequence ATGCGCCATCGTAAAAGTGGTCGTCAACTCAACCGCAACAGCAGTCATCGCAAAGCGATGTTCAGCAACATGGCTAGCTCTCTTGTTCGTCACGAAGTTATTAAAACTACCGTGCCTAAAGCAAAAGAACTACGTCGCGTAATTGAGCCATTGATTACCCTAGCTAAGACAGACAGTGTTGCTAACCGTCGTCTTGCATTTGCTCGCACTCGTGATAACGAAGTTGTGGCAAAACTATTTAATGAACTAGGCCCGCGTTTCGCGGCTCGCCAAGGTGGTTACACTCGCATTCTTAAATGTGGTTTCCGTACTGGTGATAAAGCTCCAATGGCTTACATTGAGCTTGTAGACCGCCCAGCTGCTGAAGAAGCTGCTGAGTAA
- the rplO gene encoding 50S ribosomal protein L15 produces the protein MRLNTLSPAAGSKPSKKRVGRGIGSGLGKTGGRGHKGQKSRSGGSVRPGFEGGQMPLKQRLPKFGFTSRKSLVSAEVRLAELAKVTGDVVDLNSLKAANVITKNIEFVKIVLSGDLSKAVTVKGLRVTKGAKAAIEAAGGKIEE, from the coding sequence ATGCGTTTGAATACTCTATCACCGGCTGCTGGCTCTAAACCTTCTAAGAAGCGTGTAGGTCGTGGTATCGGTTCTGGCCTTGGTAAAACAGGTGGCCGCGGTCACAAAGGTCAAAAGTCACGTTCTGGCGGCTCTGTCCGTCCAGGTTTTGAAGGCGGTCAAATGCCTCTAAAACAACGTCTACCTAAATTCGGTTTCACTTCTCGTAAGAGCCTAGTGTCTGCTGAAGTTCGTCTAGCTGAGCTAGCGAAAGTAACAGGTGACGTAGTTGATCTTAACAGCCTTAAAGCTGCTAACGTTATCACTAAGAACATCGAGTTTGTTAAGATCGTTCTTTCTGGTGACCTAAGCAAAGCTGTGACTGTTAAAGGTCTACGCGTGACTAAAGGCGCTAAAGCTGCAATCGAAGCTGCAGGCGGTAAAATCGAGGAATAA
- a CDS encoding DUF2780 domain-containing protein, protein MKKILITVLSSLAVVSCASTSDSEQTGSSLDTNYSQLSQTALMAAVNMWSQQNETTPLADTVANQASVTSDQAIGGIGSMLALAQNSLGTTDNKELATLIPGMSTLESTGLSSVLSSQGAVESAFAGLGMDSSMITTFAPIILQTLQSQGATSGLMDSLTAIWQ, encoded by the coding sequence ATGAAGAAAATACTCATCACTGTACTCAGCAGCCTTGCTGTAGTCTCTTGCGCTAGCACTAGCGATTCTGAACAAACCGGTTCATCATTAGATACCAACTATTCTCAACTATCACAAACTGCACTGATGGCAGCTGTGAATATGTGGTCTCAGCAAAATGAAACAACGCCACTTGCTGATACAGTTGCTAATCAAGCCTCTGTAACAAGCGATCAAGCGATCGGTGGGATTGGTTCAATGTTAGCTCTCGCACAAAATTCACTTGGCACTACAGACAACAAAGAACTCGCAACGCTGATTCCTGGAATGTCGACGCTTGAGTCTACTGGCTTATCGTCTGTTCTAAGCTCGCAAGGTGCTGTAGAAAGTGCGTTTGCAGGGTTAGGTATGGATTCGTCAATGATCACAACATTCGCGCCAATCATTCTTCAAACACTTCAATCTCAAGGTGCAACCAGCGGACTGATGGATTCACTTACAGCTATTTGGCAGTAG
- a CDS encoding LysM-like peptidoglycan-binding domain-containing protein, which yields MNRRQKKKQKVDHFAELKERLNLVKEKLSSIDIKKMKTSTAQTWVALPKLHQRLLLVLSPIVLILLFVPSSEPNLDVAPTTSRVELEINTVGLSEQKNAKSNSSEPSSWQEYLVKQGDTLTQVFRNNDLPLSDLNALVRIEGVDKPLSQIRKGQLVRFKLAETGKLDILQLEKGDTSVMFFRLSDGGFGRSK from the coding sequence ATGAATCGTCGTCAAAAGAAAAAACAGAAAGTAGACCACTTTGCAGAGCTTAAGGAGCGACTGAATCTGGTCAAAGAGAAGTTAAGTTCGATTGATATAAAGAAAATGAAAACCTCAACAGCACAAACTTGGGTTGCATTACCGAAATTACACCAAAGACTATTGTTGGTGCTTTCTCCGATCGTATTAATCTTACTCTTTGTGCCGTCATCAGAACCTAACTTAGATGTAGCCCCAACAACATCGCGCGTTGAGCTTGAGATAAACACCGTTGGCTTAAGCGAACAGAAAAATGCTAAAAGCAATTCTTCAGAGCCGAGCAGTTGGCAAGAGTACCTTGTTAAGCAAGGGGATACATTAACTCAAGTGTTCCGAAATAATGATCTACCGCTGTCTGATCTTAACGCATTGGTTCGTATTGAAGGTGTAGATAAGCCGCTTAGTCAGATTCGTAAAGGTCAGCTAGTTCGATTCAAACTTGCTGAGACCGGAAAACTGGATATTCTTCAGCTTGAGAAAGGCGATACTTCGGTGATGTTCTTCCGTTTGTCTGACGGCGGTTTTGGGCGCAGCAAATAG